GGCCTCGGGAAGTCCTGCGCGCTGATCACCGACGGCCGCTTCTCCGGCGGCACCAGCGGCGTGTCCATCGGCCACATCTCCCCGGAGGCGGCCGAGGGCGGTCTCATCGGCCTGGTCGAGGACGGCGACACCATCGTGCTCGACGTCGACAAGCGCCTGCTCGAGCTGCGCGTGGACGACGCCGAGATCGAGCGCCGCCGCGAGGCCAAGGGAGCCCTGCCCTGGCGCCCCGAGAAGCGCGAGCGCGAGGTCTCCCAGGCGCTGAAGGTGTACGCGCACCTCGTCCGCTCGGCGACCTACGGAGCGACTCGCCGCCCGCTGTGAGGCGGTGATGACCTGACGCTGCGGCGCTGACCTCTCGGGTCGGCGCCGCAGCGTCGTTCAGCTCCCGAGCGCCGCCATGTACCGCTCGAGCGCGATCTCGGCGACGAGCTCGTGCGCGCCGAGCGGGGCGGCGAGCACGTCCGCCCCCGCGGCGGCGACCAGGTCGTGGAAGTGGCCGGGGGCGAGCACGTAGCTCGCCACCGCCACCCGCGAGCCGGACAGCTCGCCGCGCGCCTGCCGCTCCCGCACCGCGGCGACCGCGTCGCGCACGGTGGGCGTCGCCGCATAGGCGAACCCGACGCTCACCTCGCGCCCCAGCCGCTCGGCGAGCAGCCGGCCCATCTCCTCGACCTGGGCGACGCCCTCGGCGTCCCGGGTGCCCGAGCCAGCCATCACCACGGCGTCGTCCGCGCCGAGGCCCGCCTCCTCGAGGCGCTGCGCCATCACCTCGGCGAGCCGCGGATCGGGGCCGAGCGGGGCGGCGGCGGTCGCGGCGCGACCGGCGACGGCACCGCCGATGTCGTCCTTCACGTGATAGCCGAGCGAGAGCAGCAGTGGCACCACGACCGCCTGCACCGGCTCCTCGTCCCGGGTGCGCTGCGCGTTCAGCGGGGCGTGGGCGGCGACCACGGCGGCGACGTCCGGGGATTGCACGTCCACGAACGCCTCCCGCACCGCGCCGGGCGCGCGCTCGGCGAGCATCCTCTGCAGCGCGCGGATCACGTCGCGCCCCTCGCGGGAGCGGGTGCCGTGCGAGCAGCCGATGAGCACCGGCGCGGGCGGTGCAGCACCCCCGCCAGCCGCACCCCTGTCGGCCGCGCCGTCGACCACCGCCTCGCGCCCGGACCCGTGGGCCGGCGCCTCGGGCTCCGACGGGGGCTGCAGGAACCCGTCGGCCGCGGTGCGACCCACGACGATCACCGCCGGATGCGCGATGCCCTCGGCGGCGACGACCGCCTCGATGTCCGCGAGCGTGCCGCGCACGCTGCGCTGCTCCGGAAGGGTCGCGCTCTGCACCACGGCGACCGGGGTCGCGGGATCGACACCGTTCAGCAGCGACTGCGCCACCAGGCGCGGCAGCCATTCCACGCCCATCATGAGCACGGTCGTGGTGCCGGGATCGCGCAGCGCGGCGAGGTCCGCCTCGCCGAGGTCCCCGTGGGCGTTGACGATGTGCAGGGCGACGGCAGTGCCGCGGTGGGTGACCGGCACATCCCCGGCGGCGGGCCCCGCGATCGCGGAGGTCACCCCGGGCACCACCTGCACGGGCACCCCGGCGGCGCGGCAGGCGAGGACCTCCTCGCCGCCGCGGCCCAGCACGAACGGGTCCCCGCCCTTCAGCCGCACCACGCGCCGGCCCGCCTGTGCCAGCCGCACCAGCAGCGCTCCGATCTCGTCCTGCGGCAGGGCGTGGGCGCCGGGGCGCTTGCCCACGTCGATCACCTCGACGGCGGGGTCGAGCTCATCGAGCAGCGCGCGCGGGCCGAGCCGGTCGGCGACCACCACGTCGGCCTGCCGCAGCAGCTCCAGTCCGCGCACGGTGATGAGGTCCGCAGCGCCGGGACCGCCGCCCACGAGGGCGACGCTCCCGGGCGCGAGCGGCGTCGTCGGCCGGGGGCTCACGCCTTCCCGCCCGCGGCGGCGCGCGGCGCGGTGGCGACGTGCACGTCCCCGTCCTGCAGCGCGACGTCGAAGACGGCGATCGGCAGCCTCTCCCCGCCGCCGGAGTCCAGGACCTCACCGGTGTCGAGGTCCCAGGACTGCTTGTACATGGGGGAGGAGAGGGTGGGGACGATCCGCTCGGGCTCCTCGCCCTCGCCCGCGATCCGGTGGGTGCCCACGAGGCCCCGGGAGAGGATGTTCGAGCTGGAGTACGGGTCGAGCTGCTGCACGGCGCGCACGCTGCCGTCGTCCAGCAGGAACACGGCGATCTGGGTGCCGTCCGGCAGCATCGCGGCCGCGCCGCGCTCGGGGGCGAGATCGGCGACGGCGCAGATGCGCACGAGGGAGCCGGCGGCTCCGGTGGCGTGGGTGGTCATCGGTCAGTCTCCTTCGGGGAGCGTCTCCGCGGCGCCCGCGAGGGCGTGCTCACGGGCGGCGAGCGGGGTGGGGAAGGTGTCCTCCGCGGCGTCCTCGGGACGGGCAGGGCGCACCTGCTCACGCTCGAGCACGTAGCGCAGCGACGGGTCGTGCAGGTCAGGGGCGTTGATGAAGGACACGAACTTCGCGCGCCGCTCCGGGTCGTACACCGCCTCGGCCCACTCGTCGACGTAGGAGTCGGTGTGGCGCTGCATGGCCGCCTCGAGCTCCTCGCCGATGCCGAGGGAGTCCTCCACGATCACGCGCCGCAGCTCTTCGATCCCGCCGGGGTACTCCTCGACCCAGCGCGCGGTGCGCTGGAGCTTGTCCGCCTCGCGGATGTACAGGATGAGGAACCGGTCGATGCACCGCTGCAGCGTCTCGTCGTCCAGGTCCTCGACCAGGAGCTTGCCGTGCGCGGGCTGGGCACCGCCGTTGCCTCCGACGTACAGGTTCCAACCGCGGTTGGTCGCGATGACGCCCACGTCCTTCGCCTGCGCCTCGGCGCACTCGCGGGCGCAGCCGGACACGCCGATCTTCAGCTTGTGCGGGGAGCGCAGGCCCCGGTACCGCTGCTCGAGGTGCACGGCCATCGCGGTGGAGTCGCCGACCCCGAAGCGGCACCAGTTGGTGCCCAGGCAGCTCTTCACCATGCGCAGGGACTTGCCGTAGGCGTGGCCGGACTGGAACCCGGCCTCCACCAGGCGCTCCCAGATCTCGGGCAGCTGCTCCAGGCGCGCGCCGAACATGCCGATGCGCTGGGCGCCGTTGACCTTCACGTACAGGCCGTAGTCCTTCGCGACCTGCGCGAAGACGAGCAGCTTGTCGGGAGTGACCTCGCCGGCCGGCATCGCGGGGATCACCGAGTAGGTGCCGTCCTTCTGGATGTTCGCCATGACGTGGTCGTTGGTGTCCTGCAGGGAGCCCAGCTGGCGGCCCACGGGGTTGTGGCGCCGGCCGCTGAGCGCGCCGAGCGAGGACAGGATCGAGGCGACCGTCGGGCGGCACACCGCGCAGCCGCGGCCGGCGCCCGCGCCGTGGGCGGCGACGACCTCGGTGAAGGTCTCCTGCCCGCCCTCCTCGACGAGCTTGTACAGCTCGGCGCGGGAGTGGTCGAAGTGCTCGCACAGTGCGCGGGAGACCTCGATGCCGCTCTTGGCGAGCTCCTGGTTCAGCAGCTTCGTCAGCGACGGCACGCACGAGCCGCACACGGTGCCGGCGCTCGTGCACTCCTTGATCGCACCGACGGTGTGGCAGCCCTGCTCGTTCACGGCGTGACGGATGGTGCCGGCCGCGACGTTGTTGCACGAGCAGACCACGGCCTCGTCGGGCAGCTCCGCGCCCGCGAGCGCGTCGCCGCCGCCCTCCGGGGCGATGACGGCCGACGGGTCCGCACCGAGCTTCCGCCCGATGAGCGGACGCAGCTGCGAGTACAGGGCGATGTCGCCCACGAGCACGCCGCCCAGCAGAGTCGTCGCGTCGTCGCTCATCACGAGCTTGCGGTACTGACGGTGCACCGGGTCCACGAAGGAGACCTCGAGCGCGTCGGGGGTCATGGCGTTGACGTCGCCGAAGGCCGCGGCGTCCACGCCCACGCCCTTGAGCTTCGTGCCGTCGGCGAAGCGCTGGTGGGTGCGGGTCCCGCCGAGGAAGCGGTCCACGACCACGTCGGCCATGTCGTTGCCGGGGGCGATCAGGCCCGCGCACACCCCGTCGAAGGAGGCGCACTCGCCGACGGCCCAGATGTCCGGATCCGAGGTCTGGCAGCTCTCGCCCACCACGATGCCGCCGCGCTCGCCGACGGTCAGGCCCGCCTCACGGCCGATCCGGTCGCGGGGGCGGATGCCGGTGGAGAAGACCACCACGTCGATGGGCAGCTCGGTCCCGTCGGACAGCTCCGCGGTGCCCATCGCGCCGTCCTCGGCGGGGCGGAAGGCGGAGGCGCCCACGCCGGTGCGCACGTCGATGCCCATGTCCTGGATGAGCAGGCGCAGCATCTCGCCGCCGCCGTCGTCCAGCTGCACGGCCATCAGGCGGTCCGCGAACTCGACGACCGTCGAGTGGGCACCGAGGTTCTGCAGCGCGGCGGCGGCCTCGAGGCCGAGCACGCCGCCGCCGACGACGAGGCCGCGCACCTGGCGGCCCAGGGTCTCGCCGCGCTCGGCGACCCAGGCGGCGAGGGCGCGTACGTCGTCCACGGTGCGGTAGCTGAAGGAGCCGGGCAAGTCCTTGCCCTCGGCCCGCGGCGCCCAGGCCCAGGAGCCGGTGGCGAGCACGAGGCGGTCGTAGGGGTGGACGGTGCCGGAGGCGCAGGTGACGGTGTGCGCGGAGCGGTCCACGGCCTCGGCGGCATCGCCCGTCACCAGCGTGATCCGCGGGTCCTCCCACACGCCGGTGTCGAGCGACAGCATCTCTTCCTTGCGGTGGCCGAACCAGTCCGAGAGGTGCACGCGGTCGTAGGGCTGCTGCGGCTCCTCCCCGATCACGGTGAGGGCCCAGTCGCCGCTCGGGTCCTGCGACTGCAGCCGCGCGGCGACGCGGTGGCCGGTCATGCCGCCGCCGATCACGACGATGCGGGTGCCCGGCGGCAGCGCGGACTCGGGCGCGGGGGCGAGGGGGGAAGGTCCTGGGGTGCTCATGGCGGCTGCTCACGGTCCTCTCGACGGCGGATGGCGACGCGCCCACCGTAGGCGGGGAAGGCGCCTATGCGCAGGACTTTCGCCCGTCCCGTCGGGAGTCGGTCGTGCCGTCCGACGGGCTCCCGCCGCGCGGTCTCGGCATCCGGACAGGTGGCGGCGGGCGCGGGGGAGGGCCTATCGTGGGCGCATGCAGACGATCCTTCTCGTAGTCACCGAGCGCGGCTGACGCCCGTTCGTCCCTACGAGACGTCATCCGCGCCCCTCCCCGAGTCCCTGGCGGAGGGGCTTTTTCGTGCCCGGTCCGAGGGCGCGGAGCAGCGGGAGGCGCACGGAGCACCATCCCCGCCACGCCCAGAGTCCGAGACGACGAAGGAGTTCCGATGACCGGACAGCAGATGACCGGCGCACAGGCGCTGGTCGAGTCCCTCGAGCATGCCGGAGCAGAGGTCGTCTTCGGCCTGCCCGGCGGCGCGATCCTGCCCACCTACGACCCGCTGATGGACGCCAAGAAGCTCCGTCACATCCTGGTGCGCCATGAGCAGGGCGCGGGCCACGCCGCCAGCGGCTACGCCCACGCCACCGGCAAGGTCGGCGTGTGCCTGGCGACCTCCGGCCCCGGCGCCACCAACCTCATCACCGCCATCGCCGACGCCCAGATGGACTCGATCCCGATGGTGGCGATCACCGGCCAGGTGGGCTCCTCCTTCATCGGCACCGACGCCTTCCAGGAGGCGGACATCGTCGGCATGACGATGCCCATCACCAAGCACAACTTCCTGGTCAAGGACGCGCAGGAGATCCCGAAGGTCATCAAGCAGGCCTTCCACATCGCCTCGACCGGCCGCCCCGGCGCCGTGCTGGTGGACGTCACCAAGGACGCCCAGCAGGCCACCATGGAGTTCGTCTGGCCCGAGACCCTGGACCTGCCGGGCTACCGCCCCGAGGCCCGCCCGCACGGCAAGCAGATCCGCGAGGCCGTGCGCCTGCTCCTCGAGGCCAAGCGCCCCGTGTTCCTGCTCGGCGGCGGCGTGCTGCGCGGAAACGCCGAGGAGGAGGTGCGCGAGCTCGTGGACGCGTCCGGCGCCCCCTTCGTCACCACCCTCATGGCCCGCGGCGCCCTGCCCGACTCGCACCCCAGCCACCTGGGCATGCCCGGCATGCACGGCACCGTCGCGGCGGTCTCCGCCCTGCAGCGCGCCGACCTCATCATCGCCATCGGCGCCCGCTTCGACGACCGCGTCACCGGGCGCCTGGACTCCTTCGCACCCGGTGCGAAGGTGGTCCACGCCGACATCGACCCCGCGGAGATCTCCAAGAACCGCGTGGCCGACGTGCCGATCGTCGGCCAGGCCGCGGACATCGCCCGCTCCCTCACCGCCGAGCTCCGTCAGCGCCTGGAGGAGGACGACACCCGCGACTACGAGGGCTGGTGGAACACCCTGGACATGCTCCGGGACAACTACCCGCTGGGGTGGACCGAGACGGCCGACGGGCTCACCGCCCCCCAGAAGGTCATCTCCCGCATCGGCGCGATCTCCGGACCGGAGTCGATCGTCGTCGCGGGCGTGGGCCAGCACCAGATGTGGTCCAGCCAGTTCGTCCAGTACGAGAACCCCCGCACCTGGATCAACTCCGGAGGCCTGGGGACCATGGGCTACTCGGTCCCCGCGGCCATGGGCGCGAAGGTCGGCAAGCCCGACCAGGTCGTGTGGTCCATCGACGGCGACGGCTGCTTCCAGATGACCAATCAGGAGCTCGCCACCTGCGTGATCAACGAGATCCCGATCAAGGTCGCCGTCATCAACAACTCCAGCCTCGGCATGGTCCGCCAGTGGCAGAACCTGTTCTACGACCAGCGGTACTCGAACACCGAGCTGAACACCGGCCACGGCTCGCGCCGCATCCCCGACTTCGTCAAGCTCGCCGACGCCTACGGCTGCGCGGGCCTGCGCTGCGAGGGGGACGAGGACATCGACGACACGATCCGCCAGGCGCTGGAGATCAACGACCGCCCCGTGGTCGTCGACTTCACCGTCAGCGCCGACGCGATGGTGTGGCCGATGGTGCCCGCCGGCGTCTCCAACGACGAGATCCAGATCGCCCAGGGCATGAGCCCCGAGTGGGAGAGGGACATCTGAGCATGACCACCCAGCAGCAGACCACCGCCCGCACCACCGACGTGGTGATGACCCCCCACAGCCAGACTCTCTCGGTCCTGGTGGAGAACAAGCCCGGCGCCCTCACCCGCGTCACGGCCCTGTTCTCCCGTCGCGGGTACAACATCTCCTCGCTCGCCGTCGGCCCCACCGAGCACCCGGAGATCTCCCGCATCACCGTGGTCGTGGACGTCGAGCAGCAGCGCCTCGAGCAGATCACCAAGCAGCTCAACAAGCTGGTCAACGTGATCAAGATCGTCCAGTTCGACCCCCGCCAGACGGTCCAGCGCGAGCTGATCCTCATCAAGGTCACCGCCGACAACACGTCCCGCACCGCGGTGCTGGAGATCGTCCAGATGTTCCGCGCCAAGGTGGTCGACGCCGCCTCGGACTCGGTCACCATCGAGGCGACCGGCACCCAGGACAAGCTCACCGCACTGCTGGGGATGCTCGAGTCCTTCGGCATCCGCGAGATCGTGAAGTCCGGCGAGGTCGCCATCGGCCGCGGCGGCCGCGCGATCACCGACCGCGCCCTGCCCTCCTGAGCACCGGCCGGCGCACCCAGAATCCCGAATACCAAGACCGTCTCTCACATACCAGGACGCCGGGCGATAGCATCGGATCCGACGCCCGCACGCAACCACCGAAGGAGCACATCGTGGCTGAGATCTTTTACGACGACGACGCCGACCTGTCCATCATCCAGGGCAAGAAGGTCGCGGTCATCGGCTTCGGCTCGCAGGGCCACGCCCACGCGCTGAACCTGCGCGACAGCGGCGTCGAGGTCCGCGTGGGCCTGCGCGAGGGCTCGAAGTCCGCCGCCAAGGCTCAGGAGGAGGGCCTGACCACCGGCACCGTCGCCGAGGTTTCCGAGTGGGCCGACCTCATCATGATCCTCACCCCCGACCAGGATCAGCGGAAGGTCTACGCCGAGTCGATCCAGCCGAACCTCACCGAGGGCAAGGCGCTCGCCTTCGCGCACGGCTTCAACATCCGCTTCGGCTACATCGAGCTCCCCGCCGGCGTCGACGTGCTGCTGATTGCCCCGAAGGCCCCCGGCCACACCGTGCGCCGCGAGTTCGTCGCCGGCCGTGGCATCCCGGACATCGTCGCCGTCGAGCAGGACGCGACCGGCTCCGCCTGGGCCCTCGCCCTCTCCTACGCCAAGGGCATCGGCGGCACCCGCGCGGGCGTCATCAAGACCACCTTCACCGAGGAGACCGAGACCGACCTCTTCGGCGAGCAGGCCGTGCTGTGCGGCGGCATGAGCCACCTCGTCCAGGCGGGCTTCGAGACCCTCACCGAGGCCGGCTACCAGCCCGAGATCGTCTACTTCGAGGTTCTCCACGAGCTCAAGCTCATCGTCGACCTCATGAACGAGGGCGGCATCGCCAAGCAGCGCTGGTCGATCTCCGACACCGCGGAGTACGGCGACTACGTCTCCGGCCCGCGCGTGGTTACCGACCAGACCAAGGCCGACATGAAGGAGATCCTCTCCGACATCCAGACCGGCGCCTTCGCCAAGCGGTTCATCGAGGACCAGGACAACGGCGCGAAGGAGTTCCAGGAGCTGCGCGCCAAGGAGGCCGAGCACCCGATCGAGAAGGTCGGCAAGGACCTGCGCAAGATGTTCGCGTGGAGCGCCCAGTCGGTCGACGCCGACTACGTCGAGGGCAGCGCCGCGCGCTGATCCCGCGCACCGCGCCTCGCACACCTCGAGCGGCGGCGGGGGCACCCGGCTCATCGGCCGGGGCCCCCGCCGCCGCTCCACATCTGCAGTCTCGGATCGTGACCCTCGTTCCCGCATGGCGGACACCGGGCTACTCTGTCCCTGACCCCGTCGCCCCCGAGGGCGTGAGCGACGACCACCATCCGCACCGGAGGAGATTCCGTGACGCGTCCTGTCGTGCTCATCGCTGAGGAGCTGTCGCCCGCCACCGTCGAGGTCCTCGGACCCGACGTCGAGGTGCGCAGCGTGGACGGCACCGACCGCCCCGCGCTGCTCGCCGCAGTGGCCGAGGCCGATGCCCTGCTGGTCCGCTCCGCCACCCAGGTCGACGCGGAGGTCTACGCCGCCGCCAAGCAGCTGAAGGTCGTCGCCCGTGCGGGCGTGGGCCTGGACAACGTGGACTTGCCGGCCGCGACCACCGCGGGTGTCATGGTGATCAACGCCCCCACCTCGAACATCACCTCCGCCGCGGAGCTCGCGGTCGCTCTGATCCTCGCCTCGCTGCGCAACCTCGCCCGCGCCGACGCCTCGGTGAAGGCCGGGAAGTGGGAGCGCAAGCAGCTCACCGGCGTCGAGCTGCTGGGCAAGACCGTGGGCGTGGTCGGCTTCGGCCGCATCGGCCAGCTGGTCGCCGAGCGCCTCGCCGGCTTCGGCGTCGAGCTGCTCGCCTACGACCCCTACGTCAACCACACCCGCGCCGCCGAGCTGGGCGCCCGCGTGGTCGAGCTCGACGAGCTCATGCGCGAGTCGGACATCGTCACCGTCCACATGCCGAAGACCCCCGAGACCACCGGCCTCATCGGCGCCGAGCAGTTCGCGCTCGCCAAGCCCACCCTCCACGTCGTCAACGCCGCCCGCGGCGGCCTCATCGACGAGGAGGCGCTGTACACCGCGCTGACCACCGGGCAGATCGCCGCGGCGGCGCTGGACGTCTACACCTCCGAGCCGCCGGCCAGCAGCGAGACCGCCTCGAAGCTGCTCGAGCTCGACAATGTCACCCTCACCCCGCACCTCGGCGCCTCCACCGCCGAGGCGCAGGAGAAGGCCGGTGTCGCCGTCGCCAAGTCCGTGCGGCTCGCCCTCGCCGGCGAGCTCGTGCCCGACGCGGTCAACGTCGCGGGCGGTGCGATCGACGACCTGGTCCGCCCGGGCGTGGCCCTCGCCGACCGCCTCGGCCAGCTGTTCACGGCGCTCGCCTCCGAGTCCCCGGAGCTGCTGGAGATCGAGGTGCGCGGCGAGATCGCGACCCGCGACGTCACCGCCCTGAAGCTCTCCGCCCTGCGCGGCATCTTCCGCTCCGTGGTCACCGAGCAGGTCAGCTACGTCAACGCCCCGGTCCTCGCCGAGGAGCGCGGCATCCGCGTGCAGCTCCTGACCGACGAGACCTCCGACCGCTTCCGCAACGTGATCGCCATCCGCGGCACCCTGCGCAGCGGACACGTCGTCTCCGTCGAGGGCACCCTCAGCGGCGTCGAGCAGTCCCACAAGCTCGTCCAGATCGGCAAGCACCCGCTGGACGTCCCGCTCAGCGACCACCTGCTGCTGATCCGCTACGCCGACGGTCCGGGCCTGATCGGCCTGTACGGTGCCCGGCTCGGCGAGGCCGGCGTGAACATCGCGGGCATGCAGGTCTCCCGCGCGGGCAGCGCCCCGGGCTCCGAGGCCCTGGTCGTGCTGAACCTCGACAGCTCCGTGGACCGCGAGCTGGCGGTGAGCATCGGTGAGCGCATCGACGCGCACTCGATCCACACCGTCGACCTCGTCTACTGACCCCCATCCCGAAGGAACCACCCATGAGCACCACCGCTCCTGCTCCCAGCACCCTGCGCCTGGCCGTCATCGAGGGCGACGGCATCGGAAAGGAGGTCGTCCCCCAGGGCCTGCGCGCCCTGCGGGCCGCCCTCGAGCCCGCCGGCGTGACCGTCGAGACCACCGACTTCGATCTCGGCGCGGGGCGCTGGCACCGCACCGGCGAGACCCTCACCGACGAGGACATGGCGGCCCTGGCCGAGCACGACGCGATCCTGCTCGGCGCCGTGGGCGATCCCGGCGTGCCCTCGGGCGTGCTCGAGCGCGGCCTGCTGCTGAAGCTGCGCTTCGGCTTCGACCACTACGTGAACCTGCGCCCCACCCGACTCTTCCCGGGCGTCGCCACGCCGCTCGCGGATCCGGGCGAGGTCGACTTCCTCGTGGTCCGCGAGGGCACCGAGGGCCCGTACGTCGGCAACGGCGGCTCGATGCGCACCGGCACCGACCTGGAGGTCGCCACGGAGGTGTCCCTGAACACCGCCGTCGGCGTCGAGCGCGTGGTCCGCTACGCCTTCGAGCAGGCCGCGGCCCGCCGCGGGAAGCTGACCCTGGTCCACAAGCACAACGTGCTCGTCCACGCCGGTCACCTGTGGCGCCGCATCGTGGAGAAGGTGGGGGAGCAGTACCCCTCGGTCGCGGTGGACTACGCCCACGTCGACGCGATGATGATCTACCTCGTCCAGGACCCGTCCCGCTTCGACGTCATCGTCACCGACAACCTCTTCGGCGACATCGTCACCGACCTCGCCGGCGCCATCGGCGGCGGCATCGGCCTGGCCGCGAGCGGCAACGTGAACCCCACCGGCGCGTTCCCCTCGATGTTCGAGCCCGTGCACGGCTCGGCCCCCGACATCGCCGGGCAGGACAAGGCCGATCCGACCGCGACCGTGCTCTCGGTCGCGCTGCTGCTGGACCACCTCGGCCACGTCGAGCCGGCCGCGGCCGTGCGCGCCGCGGTCGAGAACGACCTCGCGGCCCGCGCCGCCGATCCCTCGCTCGCCTCCCGCGGCACGGTCCGCACCGGGGACGACCTGGTGGCCGCGATCGCCGGCACGGCCCCCGGCTCCGTGCGCTGAGCACGCACCTGACAGACTGACCCCGCCACCTTCTATCGAGGAGATCCCTGTGAGCGCACTCGCCTTCCCCCAGACCAGCACGACCCGTCGCGTGGGCGACGACGAGCGCGCCCGCATCCTCTCCGCCCCCGGCTTCGGCCAGCACTACACGGACTTCATGGCTCGTGCGCGCTGGACCGAGGGTGAGGGCTGGGGATCCGACGAGGTCGTCCCCTACGGCCCGCTGCAGCTCTCGCCAGCCGCGGCGGTGCTCCACTACGGCCAGGAGATCTTCGAGGGCCTGAAGGCCTTCCGCCACGCCGACGGCTCCGTGTGGACCTTCCGTCCCGAGGCGAATGCCGCGCGCATGCAGCGCTCGGCCCGGCGCCTGGCCCTGCCGGAGCTGCCGGAGGAGGACTTCCTGACCTCGCTGAAGGCCGTCGTCGCGGCCGACGAGCCCTGGGTGCCCGAGGCCACCAGCGAGGAGTCGCTGTACCTGCGCCCGTTCATGTTCGCCTCCGAGGAGTTCCTCGGGGTGCGCGCGAGCCATGTCGTGGACTACTACGTCATCGCCTCCCCGGCCGGTCCGTACTTCCCCCGCGGTGTGCAGCCGCTGGTCGTGTGGATCACCGACGAGTACGCCCGGGCGGGCCAGGGCGGCACCGGCGCGGCCAAGTGCGGCGGCAACTACGCCAGCTCCCTGCTGGGCAAGCGCGAGGCCGCAGAGAACGGGGCCGACGAGGTCCTGTTCCTGGACTCCGAGACCCACACCAGCATCGACGAGCTCTCCGGCATGAACGTCGTGGCCATCACCCGTGACGGCCGCCTGCTCACCCCGTCCCTGAGCGGCT
This genomic interval from Brachybacterium aquaticum contains the following:
- the ilvN gene encoding acetolactate synthase small subunit; protein product: MTPHSQTLSVLVENKPGALTRVTALFSRRGYNISSLAVGPTEHPEISRITVVVDVEQQRLEQITKQLNKLVNVIKIVQFDPRQTVQRELILIKVTADNTSRTAVLEIVQMFRAKVVDAASDSVTIEATGTQDKLTALLGMLESFGIREIVKSGEVAIGRGGRAITDRALPS
- a CDS encoding acetolactate synthase large subunit; translated protein: MTGQQMTGAQALVESLEHAGAEVVFGLPGGAILPTYDPLMDAKKLRHILVRHEQGAGHAASGYAHATGKVGVCLATSGPGATNLITAIADAQMDSIPMVAITGQVGSSFIGTDAFQEADIVGMTMPITKHNFLVKDAQEIPKVIKQAFHIASTGRPGAVLVDVTKDAQQATMEFVWPETLDLPGYRPEARPHGKQIREAVRLLLEAKRPVFLLGGGVLRGNAEEEVRELVDASGAPFVTTLMARGALPDSHPSHLGMPGMHGTVAAVSALQRADLIIAIGARFDDRVTGRLDSFAPGAKVVHADIDPAEISKNRVADVPIVGQAADIARSLTAELRQRLEEDDTRDYEGWWNTLDMLRDNYPLGWTETADGLTAPQKVISRIGAISGPESIVVAGVGQHQMWSSQFVQYENPRTWINSGGLGTMGYSVPAAMGAKVGKPDQVVWSIDGDGCFQMTNQELATCVINEIPIKVAVINNSSLGMVRQWQNLFYDQRYSNTELNTGHGSRRIPDFVKLADAYGCAGLRCEGDEDIDDTIRQALEINDRPVVVDFTVSADAMVWPMVPAGVSNDEIQIAQGMSPEWERDI
- the ilvC gene encoding ketol-acid reductoisomerase, translating into MAEIFYDDDADLSIIQGKKVAVIGFGSQGHAHALNLRDSGVEVRVGLREGSKSAAKAQEEGLTTGTVAEVSEWADLIMILTPDQDQRKVYAESIQPNLTEGKALAFAHGFNIRFGYIELPAGVDVLLIAPKAPGHTVRREFVAGRGIPDIVAVEQDATGSAWALALSYAKGIGGTRAGVIKTTFTEETETDLFGEQAVLCGGMSHLVQAGFETLTEAGYQPEIVYFEVLHELKLIVDLMNEGGIAKQRWSISDTAEYGDYVSGPRVVTDQTKADMKEILSDIQTGAFAKRFIEDQDNGAKEFQELRAKEAEHPIEKVGKDLRKMFAWSAQSVDADYVEGSAAR
- the nirB gene encoding nitrite reductase large subunit NirB; translation: MSTPGPSPLAPAPESALPPGTRIVVIGGGMTGHRVAARLQSQDPSGDWALTVIGEEPQQPYDRVHLSDWFGHRKEEMLSLDTGVWEDPRITLVTGDAAEAVDRSAHTVTCASGTVHPYDRLVLATGSWAWAPRAEGKDLPGSFSYRTVDDVRALAAWVAERGETLGRQVRGLVVGGGVLGLEAAAALQNLGAHSTVVEFADRLMAVQLDDGGGEMLRLLIQDMGIDVRTGVGASAFRPAEDGAMGTAELSDGTELPIDVVVFSTGIRPRDRIGREAGLTVGERGGIVVGESCQTSDPDIWAVGECASFDGVCAGLIAPGNDMADVVVDRFLGGTRTHQRFADGTKLKGVGVDAAAFGDVNAMTPDALEVSFVDPVHRQYRKLVMSDDATTLLGGVLVGDIALYSQLRPLIGRKLGADPSAVIAPEGGGDALAGAELPDEAVVCSCNNVAAGTIRHAVNEQGCHTVGAIKECTSAGTVCGSCVPSLTKLLNQELAKSGIEVSRALCEHFDHSRAELYKLVEEGGQETFTEVVAAHGAGAGRGCAVCRPTVASILSSLGALSGRRHNPVGRQLGSLQDTNDHVMANIQKDGTYSVIPAMPAGEVTPDKLLVFAQVAKDYGLYVKVNGAQRIGMFGARLEQLPEIWERLVEAGFQSGHAYGKSLRMVKSCLGTNWCRFGVGDSTAMAVHLEQRYRGLRSPHKLKIGVSGCARECAEAQAKDVGVIATNRGWNLYVGGNGGAQPAHGKLLVEDLDDETLQRCIDRFLILYIREADKLQRTARWVEEYPGGIEELRRVIVEDSLGIGEELEAAMQRHTDSYVDEWAEAVYDPERRAKFVSFINAPDLHDPSLRYVLEREQVRPARPEDAAEDTFPTPLAAREHALAGAAETLPEGD
- a CDS encoding nitrite reductase (NAD(P)H) small subunit; protein product: MTTHATGAAGSLVRICAVADLAPERGAAAMLPDGTQIAVFLLDDGSVRAVQQLDPYSSSNILSRGLVGTHRIAGEGEEPERIVPTLSSPMYKQSWDLDTGEVLDSGGGERLPIAVFDVALQDGDVHVATAPRAAAGGKA
- the cobA gene encoding uroporphyrinogen-III C-methyltransferase produces the protein MSPRPTTPLAPGSVALVGGGPGAADLITVRGLELLRQADVVVADRLGPRALLDELDPAVEVIDVGKRPGAHALPQDEIGALLVRLAQAGRRVVRLKGGDPFVLGRGGEEVLACRAAGVPVQVVPGVTSAIAGPAAGDVPVTHRGTAVALHIVNAHGDLGEADLAALRDPGTTTVLMMGVEWLPRLVAQSLLNGVDPATPVAVVQSATLPEQRSVRGTLADIEAVVAAEGIAHPAVIVVGRTAADGFLQPPSEPEAPAHGSGREAVVDGAADRGAAGGGAAPPAPVLIGCSHGTRSREGRDVIRALQRMLAERAPGAVREAFVDVQSPDVAAVVAAHAPLNAQRTRDEEPVQAVVVPLLLSLGYHVKDDIGGAVAGRAATAAAPLGPDPRLAEVMAQRLEEAGLGADDAVVMAGSGTRDAEGVAQVEEMGRLLAERLGREVSVGFAYAATPTVRDAVAAVRERQARGELSGSRVAVASYVLAPGHFHDLVAAAGADVLAAPLGAHELVAEIALERYMAALGS